One segment of Drosophila mauritiana strain mau12 chromosome 3R, ASM438214v1, whole genome shotgun sequence DNA contains the following:
- the LOC117145533 gene encoding DNA polymerase epsilon catalytic subunit A translates to MADSGKGKVLQNTGKFVSENRTEGDDFFNEAGYRQSRENDKIDSKYGFDRVKDSQERTGYLINMHSNEVLDEDRRLIAALDLFFIQMDGSRFKCTVAYQPYLLIRPEDNMHLEVARFLGRKYSGQISALEHITKEDLDLPNHLSGLQQQYIKLSFLNQTAMTKVRRELMSAVKRNQERQKSNTYYMQMLATSLAQSSAGSEDATLGKRQQDYMDCIVDIREHDVPYHVRVSIDLRIFCGQWYNIRCRSGVEMPTITCRPDILDRPEPVVLAFDIETTKLPLKFPDAQTDQVMMISYMIDGQGYLITNREIISSNVDDFEYTPKPEFEGNFIVFNEENEMQLLQRFFDHIMEVRPHIIVTYNGDFFDWPFVETRAAVYDLDMKQEIGFSKLRDGNYLSRPAIHMDCLCWVKRDSYLPVGSQGLKAVAKAKLRYDPVELDPEDMCRMAVEQPQVLANYSVSDAVATYYLYMKYVHPFIFALNTIIPMEPDEILRKGSGTLCETLLMVEAYHAQIVYPNKHQSELNKLSNEGHVLDSETYVGGHVEALESGVFRADIPCRFRLDPAMVKQLQEQVDAVLRHAIEVEEGIPLEKVLNLDEVRQEIVQGLQGLHDIPNRLEQPVIYHLDVGAMYPNIILTNRLQPSAMVSDLDCAACDFNKPGVRCKRSMDWLWRGEMLPASRNEFQRIQQQLETEKFPPLFPGGPQRAFHELSKEDQAAYEKKRLTDYCRKAYKKTKLTKLETRTSTICQKENSFYVDTVRAFRDRRYEYKGLTKVAKASVNAAVASGDAAEIKAAKGREVLYDSLQLAHKCILNSFYGYVMRRGARWHSMPMAGIVCLTGSNIITKAREIIERVGRPLELDTDGIWCILPGSFPQEFTIHTSHEKKKKINISYPNAVLNTMVKDHFTNDQYHELRKDKENNLPMYDIRDENSIFFEVDGPYLAMVLPAAKEEGKKLKKRYAVFNFDGSLAELKGFEVKRRGELQLIKNFQSSVFEAFLAGSTLEECYASVAKVADYWLDVLYSRGSNLPDSELFELISENKSMSKKLEEYGAQKSTSISTAKRLAEFLGEQMVKDAGLACKYIISKKPEGAPVTERAIPLAIFQSEPSVRRHHLRRWLKDNTMGDADIRDVLDWNYYIERLGGTIQKIITIPAALQGLANPVPRVQHPDWLHKKMLEKNDVLKQRRINEMFTSRPKPKPLATEEDKLADMEDLAGKDGGEGAAGCPIVTKRKRVQLEEHDEEEAQPQATTWRQALGAPPPIGETRKTIVEWVRFQKKKWKWQQDQRQRNRQASKRTRGEDPPVVRATGSTATLGGFLRRAQRTLLDQPWQIVQLVPVDDLGHFTVWALIGEELHKIKLTVPRIFYVNQRSAAPPEEGQLWRKVNRVLPRSRPVFNLYRYSVPEQLFRDNSLGMLADLATPDIEGIYETQMTLEFRALMDMGCICGVQREEARRLAQLATKDLETFSIEQLEQRPQTQVKYLASANNRLRKIYLYQHNTPTAKKEIWSLILMPSKKAYIFALDTVRANQMPTMRQLYTAERLALLKNLTAEEQDKIPVEDYTFEVLIEVDVKQIYRHIQRALTTYKQEHQGPTILCLQTALAARKLSLAMPILLEFPQAQIHISDDASLLSGLDWQRQGSRAVIRHFLNLNNVLDLMLDQCRYFHVPIGNMPPDTVLFGADLFFARLLQRHNFVLWWSASTRPDLGGREADDSRLLAEFEESISVVQNKAGFYPDVCVELALDSLAVSALLQSIRIQEMEGASSAITFDVMPQVSLEEMIGTVPAATLPSYDETALCSAAFRVMRSMVNGWLREVSINRNIFSDFQIVHFYRWVRSSNALLYDPALRRSLNNLMRKMFLRIIAEFKRLGATIIYADFNRIILSTGKKTVSDALGYVDYIVQSLRNKEMFHSIQLSFEQCWNFMLWMDQANFSGIRGKLPKGIDETVSSIVSTTMIRDSERNLDDEEDEEEDSENRDPVEGNEAEPDQEDELSLELNWTIGEHLPDENECREKFESLLTLFMQSLAEKKTTEQAIKDISHCAFDFILKLHKNYGKGKPSPGLELIRTLIKALSVDKTLAEQINELRRNMLRLVGIGEFSDLAEWEDPCDSHIINEVICKACNHCRDLDLCKDKHRAMKDGVPVWLCAQCYVAYDNEEIEMRMLDALQRKMMSYVLQDLRCSRCSEIKRENLAEFCTCAGNFVPLISGKDIQTLLGTFSKVAANHKMQLLQQTVHQALTTPR, encoded by the exons ATGGCAGACTCCGGCAAAGGCAAAGTGCTGCAAAATACGGGTAAATTCGTCAGCGAGAATCGCACAGAAGG GGACGACTTCTTCAATGAGGCGGGCTATCGTCAATCCCGGGAGAACGACAAAATCGACTCGAAATATGGCTTCGATCGGGTTAAGGACAGTCAGGAGCGGACGGGCTACCTCATCAACATGCATTCG AACGAGGTTTTGGATGAGGACAGAAGACTGATTGCTGCCTTGGACCTGTTCTTCATCCAAATGGATGGTTCCCGCTTCAAATGCACGGTGGCCTATCAGCCGTATTTGCTCATCCGACCGGAGGACAATATGCATCTGGAAGTGGCGCGATTTCTGGGCCGCAAGTATTCCGGACAGATTTCCGCACTGGAGCACATTACCAAGGAGGATTTGGATCTGCCTAATCATCTATCCGGCTTGCAGCAGCAGTACATTAAGCTATCGTTTCTCAATCAGACAGCAATGACCAAGGTTAGAAGGGAACTGATGTCCGCGGTGAAGAGAAATCAGGAGCGGCAGAAATCCAACACATACTACATGCAAATGCTGGCCACCTCGCTGGCCCAATCCTCCGCTGGTTCCGAGGATGCCACATTGGGCAAGAGGCAGCAGGATTATATGGATTGCATTGTGGACATCAGGGAGCACGATGTGCCCTACCACGTCAGAGTGTCCATCGATCTGCGCATCTTCTGTGGACAGTGGTACAATATCAGGTGCAGAAGTGGAGTGGAAATGCCCACCATCACCTGCCGACCGGATATCCTGGACAGACCCGAACCAGTTGTCCTGGCCTTCGATATAGAAACCACTAAGCTGCCCCTTAAGTTTCCCGATGCCCAGACGGATCAGGTTATGATGATCTCGTACATGATCGATGGTCAGGGTTACCTGATAACCAACCGCGAGATTATATCCTCCAATGTGGACGATTTTGAGTACACTCCCAAGCCGGAATTCGAGGGTAACTTTATAGTATTCAACGAAGAGAACGAGATGCAGCTGCTCCAGCGCTTCTTCGATCACATCATGGAGGTGCGTCCCCACATCATTGTTACATACAACGGCGACTTCTTCGACTGGCCCTTTGTGGAGACGCGTGCTGCGGTTTACGATCTGGACATGAAGCAAGAGATTGGCTTCTCCAAGCTCCGGGATGGCAACTACCTAAGTCGTCCGGCCATACACATGGATTGCCTTTGTTGGGTGAAGCGAGATTCATATTTGCCCGTTGGATCTCAAGGCTTGAAGGCGGTGGCCAAGGCTAAATTACGATATGATCCTGTGGAACTGGATCCGGAGGACATGTGCCGCATGGCCGTGGAACAGCCCCAAGTGCTGGCCAATTACTCTGTATCCGATGCGGTGGCCACATACTATCTGTACATGAAGTACGTGCATCCATTTATCTTCGCCCTGAATACGATTATTCCCATGGAACCCGATGAGATCCTAAGAAAGGGTTCCGGCACACTCTGTGAAACGTTGCTAATGGTGGAGGCTTACCACGCTCAGATTGTGTATCCCAACAAGCATCAGAGTGAGCTGAACAAGCTCTCCAACGAGGGACACGTCCTGGATTCGGAAACCTATGTGGGTGGTCATGTGGAGGCTTTGGAATCAGGCGTCTTCCGAGCGGACATCCCATGCCGTTTTCGTCTAGATCCTGCTATGGTTAAGCAACTGCAGGAGCAGGTTGATGCGGTGCTGCGCCATGCAATCGAAGTGGAGGAGGGCATTCCGCTCGAGAAGGTCTTGAATCTGGATGAAGTGCGGCAGGAGATTGTGCAGGGGCTACAGGGTCTGCATGATATACCCAATCGATTGGAGCAGCCGGTCATCTATCACTTGGATGTGGGTGCCATGTACCCCAATATTATCTTGACCAATCGCCTGCAGCCTTCGGCCATGGTTAGTGACCTAGATTGCGCCGCCTGTGACTTCAACAAGCCAGGAGTTCGGTGCAAACGTTCCATGGACTGGCTGTGGCGCGGCGAGATGTTGCCCGCCTCCAGGAACGAGTTCCAGCGCAttcagcagcagctggagaCTGAGAAGTTTCCACCCCTTTTCCCTGGCGGACCACAGCGTGCCTTTCACGAGCTCTCCAAGGAGGATCAGGCGGCGTACGAGAAGAAACGTCTCACGGATTACTGCCGCAAGGCTTACAAGAAGACCAAGCTAACCAAATTGGAAACGCGCACTTCGACCATCTGCCAGAAGGAGAACAGCTTCTATGTGGACACGGTGCGAGCATTCCGCGATCGTCGCTACGAGTACAAAGGACTAACCAAAGTGGCCAAAGCATCGGTGAACGCTGCTGTGGCTTCGGGGGACGCGGCAGAGATCAAGGCAGCCAAGGGCAGGGAGGTGCTCTACGATTCCCTGCAGTTGGCCCACAAGTGCATCCTGAACTCCTTCTACGGCTACGTGATGAGGAGAGGAGCCCGTTGGCATTCCATGCCTATGGCCGGCATTGTGTGCCTCACTGGCTCGAATATCATCACCAAGGCGAGGGAAATCATCGAGCGAGTTGGCCGACCACTCGAATTGGACACTGATGGTATATGGTGCATATTGCCTGGCTCCTTTCCGCAGGAGTTTACCATTCACACGAGCCATgagaagaaaaagaagatCAACATATCATATCCGAATGCTGTGCTAAACACTATGGTTAAAGATCATTTTACCAACGATCAGTACCACGAGCTAAGGAAGGATAAGGAGAATAATCTACCCATGTACGATATTCGAGATGAGAACTCTATATTCTTCGAGGTGGATGGACCCTACCTTGCCATGGTGTTACCCGCTGCCAAAGAGGAGGGCAAGAAGCTGAAGAAAAGATATGCCGTCTTTAATTTCGATGGCTCACTGGCGGAGCTCAAGGGATTCGAGGTGAAGCGACGCGGTGAACTGCAGCTGATCAAAAATTTCCAGAGTTCCGTCTTCGAAGCTTTCCTCGCTGGCAGCACACTTGAGGAATGCTATGCATCCGTGGCCAAGGTGGCGGATTACTGGCTGGATGTACTCTACAGCAGAGGATCAAATCTGCCGGACTCGGAGCTATTCGAACTTATTTCGGAGAACAAGAGCATGTCCAAGAAGCTTGAGGAGTATGGCGCCCAAAAGAGTACGTCCATCTCCACGGCCAAGCGATTGGCTGAGTTCCTGGGCGAGCAGATGGTAAAGGATGCGGGTCTGGCTTGTAAGtatattatttcaaagaaaCCCGAAGGAGCACCCGTCACCGAGAGAGCTATTCCCTTGGCCATTTTCCAATCCGAACCGAGTGTGAGGCGTCATCACCTGCGTCGCTGGCTTAAGGACAACACCATGGGCGATGCGGACATACGCGATGTGCTCGACTGGAACTACTACATAGAGAGATTGGGTGGCACCATCCAGAAGATCATCACGATACCGGCGGCACTGCAGGGACTGGCAAATCCTGTGCCCAGGGTTCAACATCCGGATTGGTTGCACAAGAAAATGCTGGAGAAGAACGATGTGCTAAAGCAGCGGCGCATCAATGAGATGTTCACCAGCAGACCCAAGCCAAAACCTTTGGCTACAGAGGAGGACAAGCTAGCGGATATGGAAGATTTGGCTGGTAAAGATGGCGGTGAGGGTGCTGCAGGCTGTCCGATAGTCACCAAGAGAAAGAGGGTACAGCTGGAGGAGCACGATGAGGAGGAGGCACAGCCACAGGCCACGACTTGGCGTCAGGCCTTGGGCGCTCCACCGCCCATCGGAGAAACCAGAAAGACCATCGTGGAGTGGGTGAGATTTCAGAagaagaaatggaaatggcagcAGGATCAGCGCCAGCGTAATCGCCAGGCGAGCAAGCGAACTCGAGGCGAGGATCCGCCAGTGGTCAGAGCCACAGGATCCACAGCTACACTGGGCGGATTCCTTAGACGAGCACAACGCACCCTGTTGGACCAGCCGTGGCAGATCGTGCAATTGGTACCCGTCGATGATCTGGGCCACTTCACAGTGTGGGCCTTAATCGGCGAAGAGTTGCACAAGATCAAGCTGACGGTACCGAGGATTTTCTATGTAAATCAGCGAAGTGCTGCTCCTCCAGAGGAGGGTCAACTTTGGCGCAAGGTCAACCGAGTTCTGCCACGCTCCAGACCTGTTTTCAATCTCTACCGATATAGTGTGCCCGAACAGCTCTTCCGGGATAACTCTCTGGGCATGCTGGCGGATTTGGCGACGCCCGACATCGAGGGCATATACGAAACGCAGATGACGTTGGAATTTCGCGCCCTCATGGACATGGGCTGCATTTGCGGCGTCCAGCGCGAGGAGGCACGTCGCTTGGCCCAATTGGCTACCAAGGATCTGGAAACCTTTAGCATcgagcagctggagcagcgGCCGCAGACTCAGGTCAAATATCTGGCGAGCGCCAACAACCGGTTGCGCAAGATCTACTTGTACCAGCATAACACGCCGACGGCCAAGAAGGAGATCTGGTCACTGATCCTGATGCCCAGCAAGAAGGCATATATTTTTGCCTTGGACACAGTGCGTGCCAATCAGATGCCCACCATGAGGCAACTGTATACCGCTGAGCGTTTGGCCCTGCTCAAGAATCTGACGGCAGAGGAGCAGGATAAGATTCCTGTGGAGGATTACACCTTTGAGGTTCTCATTGAGGTGGATGTCAAACAGATCTACCGGCACATACAGCGGGCTCTGACCACCTACAAACAGGAGCATCAGGGACCCACCATTCTGTGTCTTCAAACGGCGCTGGCCGCACGTAAACTCAGCCTGGCCATGCCGATCCTCCTGGAGTTTCCCCAGGCTCAGATTCACATCTCCGATGACGCTAGCTTGCTTTCTGGCCTGGATTGGCAGCGACAGGGCTCCAGGGCAGTGATACGTCACTTCCTAAATCTGAACAATGTTCTCGATTTGATGTTGGACCAGTGTCGCTACTTCCATGTGCCCATTGGCAATATGCCGCCGGATACTGTGCTGTTTGGAGCGGATCTTTTCTTCGCTCGCTTGCTGCAGCGGCACAACTTTGTGCTGTGGTGGTCGGCGAGTACCAGACCAGATTTGGGTGGCCGGGAGGCGGACGACAGCCGCCTGTTGGCGGAATTCGAGGAGAGCATTAGTGTGGTGCAGAACAAGGCCGGCTTCTATCCGGATGTTTGCGTGGAGCTGGCTCTGGACAGCCTGGCAGTGAGTGCCCTGCTTCAATCGATCAGGATTCAGGAAATGGAAGGCGCCTCCTCTGCCATTACCTTTGATGTGATGCCGCAGGTCTCGCTAGAGGAGATGATTGGCACAGTTCCGGCTGCCACCTTGCCGAGTTATGATGAAACTGCTCTCTGCTCCGCCGCCTTCCGCGTCATGCGCTCCATGGTGAATGGTTGGTTGCGAGAGGTATCCATCAATAGGAACATCTTCTCGGACTTCCAGATCGTGCACTTCTATCGATGGGTGCGCTCCAGCAATGCGCTACTCTATGATCCTGCTTTGCGAAGATCTCTGAATAATCTGATGAGAAAGATGTTCTTGCGCATTATAGCTGAGTTTAAGAGATTGGGCGCCACCATTATCTATGCGGACTTCAACAGGATTATCCTCAGTACGGGTAAGAAAACCGTCTCCGATGCCCTTGGCTACGTGGACTACATTGTGCAAAGCTTGAGGAACAAGGAGATGTTCCACTCCATCCAACTGAGCTTCGAACAATGCTGGAACTTTATGCTCTGGATGGACCAGGCAAATTTCTCGGGAATCAGGGGAAAGCTACCAAAGGGAATCGATGAGACAGTGTCGTCAATAGTTTCCACCACCATGATACGAGATTCAGAACGCAACCTAgacgacgaggaggatgaAGAAGAGGATTCGGAAAACCGAGACCCAGTGGAGGGCAACGAGGCTGAGCCGGATCAGGAGGACGAGCTGTCCCTGGAGCTCAACTGGACAATTGGCGAACACCTGCCCGATGAAAACGAGTGCCGCGAAAAGTTTGAATCCCTGCTGACGCTGTTCATGCAATCTTTGGCCGAAAAGAAGACCACCGAGCAGGCCATCAAGGATATCTCGCACTGCGCGTTCGACTTTATACTGAAGCTGCACAAGAACTACGGCAAGGGCAAGCCCAGCCCGGGCCTAGAACTTATCCGCACTCTGATCAAGGCGTTGAGTGTGGACAAGACGCTGGCGGAGCAAATCAACGAGTTGCGCCGAAATATGCTGCGTCTGGTGGGGATTGGCGAGTTCTCAGACTTGGCTGAGTGGGAGGATCCCTGCGACAGTCACATCATCAACGAGGTCATCTGCAAAGCGTGTAATCACTGCAGGGACCTGGATCTCTGCAAGGACAAGCATCGTGCCATGAAAGATGGAGT ACCCGTTTGGCTGTGTGCCCAGTGCTATGTGGCCTATGATAACGAGGAGATCGAGATGAGGATGCTGGATGCCCTGCAGCGCAAGATGATGTCCTATGTGCTGCAGGATCTGCGCTGCTCGCGCTGCAGCGAGATTAAGCGCGAGAATCTGGCAGAGTTCTGCACCTGCGCTGGCAACTTTGTGCCCCTCATCAGCGGGAAGGACATCCAGACGCTGCTGGGCACATTCAGCAAGGTGGCTGCCAACCACAAGATGCAGTTGCTCCAGCAGACTGTTCATCAGGCGTTGACCACGCCACGATAG
- the LOC117145537 gene encoding ATP synthase-coupling factor 6, mitochondrial, with protein MLSQSLLSGMRVLRTEARRNFGIVAPALSKASDPIQQLFLDKVREYKQKSAGGKLVDSNPDIERELKTELDRVAKQFGSDGKTDMLKFPEFQFPDVKVDPITQAPQ; from the exons ATGCTGTCGCAATCCCTGCTGAGTGGCATGCGCGTCCTGCGCACAGAGGCCCGCCGTAACTTCGGAATCGTTGCTCCCGCCCTGAGCAAGGCCTCCGATCCCATCCAGCAGCTGTTCCTGGACAAAGTGCGCGAGTACAAACAGAAGAGCGC CGGTGGCAAGCTGGTGGACTCCAATCCCGATATTGAGCGTGAGCTGAAGACCGAACTCGACCGTGTGGCCAAGCAGTTTGGCAGCGATGGCAAGACCGACATGCTGAAATTCCCCGAATTCCAGTTCCCCGATGTTAAGGTGGACCCCATCACCCAGGCCCCCCAGTAG